From a region of the Lactuca sativa cultivar Salinas chromosome 4, Lsat_Salinas_v11, whole genome shotgun sequence genome:
- the LOC128133598 gene encoding cytochrome P450 82A1-like, which yields MELFLPFSATITAIVFCFLLKFLLQSFKGKRVKNTEPPQVKGRWPVIGHLRLLGGPELPHRVLGGLADKYGPIFSIKLGVHNVLVVSSAEMAKECFTTNDKVFASRPKSMAVEHMGYKYAILALAPYGDYWRQVRKIMTLEVLSQRRVEMLGPLRSSEVKASMEDIYNAWVKNKESGSSDMVKVDMKQLFQNLILNVVVRVVSGKRFSPDDKEGVRFQKEKASPPPQGGGCRHAPPPATSRLFVCVCLA from the exons ATGGAGTTGTTTCTCCCATTTTCAGCGACTATAACCGCaattgttttttgttttctacTAAAATTCCTGCTGCAAAGCTTTAAAGGAAAGAGAGTGAAAAACACAGAACCACCTCAAGTCAAGGGCCGATGGCCAGTAATCGGACACCTGCGCCTTCTAGGTGGACCTGAACTACCTCACAGGGTCTTAGGTGGATTGGCAGATAAATATGGCCCTATTTTCAGCATCAAGCTTGGTGTTCACAATGTTTTGGTGGTGAGTAGCGCTGAGATGGCGAAAGAGTGCTTTACCACAAACGATAAGGTGTTTGCAAGTCGACCCAAGTCAATGGCAGTAGAACACATGGGCTATAAGTATGCCATTTTGGCTCTAGCTCCTTATGGGGACTACTGGCGACAAGTGCGCAAGATCATGACTCTGGAGGTTCTCTCTCAGCGACGTGTGGAGATGCTTGGACCTCTTCGTTCTTCAGAGGTTAAAGCATCCATGGAAGATATATATAACGCTTGGGTAAAGAATAAAGAGAGTGGAAGTTCCGACATGGTAAAGGTGGATATGAAACAATTGTTTCAGAACTTGATATTAAATGTTGTCGTCAGGGTTGTTTCAGGAAAAAGGTTTTCACCTGATGACAAAGAAGGTGTTCGATTTCAAAAA GAAAAGGCATCACCACCACcgcaaggtggtggctgccgccatgcaCCACCGCCGGCCACCTCAAGgttgtttgtgtgtgtatgtttagctTAG